From Alosa sapidissima isolate fAloSap1 chromosome 7, fAloSap1.pri, whole genome shotgun sequence, the proteins below share one genomic window:
- the LOC121712934 gene encoding nicotinamide/nicotinic acid mononucleotide adenylyltransferase 1-like, whose amino-acid sequence MEPMERIKIVLLACGSFNPITNMHLRMFELARDHLEDTGKYKVVQGLISPVGDAYKKKGLIEAHHRVQMARLATESSGWIRVNDWESQQSEWVETAKVVRHHHSELLTTLQNDDEVDTVKSFKRKRLEEPECMVQGSSGCSTRKDMPQLKLLCGADVLESFGVPNLWKPEDIAEIVSRYGIVCITRGDSDAERFIQQSDVLWENRKNIFVTREWVTNDISATHVRRALRRGQSVRYLLPDPVLRYIQERGLYSAESEKKNAGVTLAPLQRYSTTS is encoded by the exons ATGGAGCCAATGGAGAGAATCAAAATTGTCCTGCTGGCTTGTGGTTCATTCAACCCCATTACCAATATGCACTTGAGAATGTTTGAGCTGGCTCGGGACCACCTTGAGGACACAG GCAAGTACAAGGTCGTGCAAGGTTTAATTTCTCCAGTTGGGGATGCGTACAAGAAGAAGGGTCTGATTGAGGCCCATCACAGGGTGCAGATGGCCCGGCTGGCCACAGAGAGCTCAGGCTGGATCCGTGTCAACGACTGGGAGAGCCAGCAATCTGAGTGGGTGGAGACGGCGAAAGTTGTGAG GCATCACCATTCGGAGTTGTTAACTACGCTGCAGAACGATGATGAGGTGGACACGGTAAAGTCTTTTAAAAGAAAACGACTAGAGGAACCTGAGTGTATGGTTCAGGGCTCCTCTGGTTGTTCAACAAGAAAAG ACATGCCCCAGCTGAAGCTGCTGTGTGGGGCAGACGTGCTGGAATCCTTTGGCGTCCCCAACCTCTGGAAACCTGAAGACATTGCTGAGATCGTGAGCCGCTACGGCATCGTCTGCATCACGAGGGGCGACAGCGACGCAGAGCGCTTCATCCAGCAGTCAGACGTGCTATGGGAGAACCGCAAAAACATCTTTGTTACACGCGAGTGGGTAACCAACGACATCTCGGCCACGCATGTACGTCGGGCTCTGCGGCGCGGGCAGAGTGTCCGCTACCTGCTGCCGGACCCCGTGCTCCGCTACATCCAGGAGAGGGGCCTCTACAGTGCCGAGAGTGAGAAGAAAAACGCTGGGGTCACTCTTGCACCCCTGCAGAGATACAGCACTACTTCATGA
- the rbp7a gene encoding retinoid-binding protein 7a isoform X1 has protein sequence MIEIKFQLVVLGSFFIYQYMGKGFVSFALVLMVPLPTGIGIAMRKIALRLKQRKVIEQKEDVYIIKTLTTFRNYTFSFRVGQEFEEFTKGLDNRHCKSLVTWQGNRLFCTQEGEKKSRGWARWIEDDKLHLELYCENEVCKQVFKRNALPQGED, from the exons aTGATTGAGATTAAGTTTCAGCTCGTGGTGTTGGGGAGTTTCTTCATTTATCAGTACATGGGTAAAGGATTTGTGTCCTTTGCTCTGGTTTTAATGGTACCTCTTCCCACAGGGATTGGCATCGCCATGCGCAAAATCGCCTTGAGACTAAAACAGAGGAAAGTAATAGAGCAGAAGGAGGATGTCTACATTATCAAGACCCTCACCACCTTCAGAAACTACACATTCTCCTTCAGAGTGGGCCAAGAATTTGAAGAATTCACCAAAGGCTTGGACAATAGACACTGCAAG TCACTGGTGACATGGCAAGGGAATAGACTGTTCTGCActcaggagggagagaagaaaagccGTGGCTGGGCCCGCTGGATTGAGGACGATAAATTACACCTG GAGCTGTACTGTGAGAATGAGGTCTGCAAACAAGTTTTCAAAAGGAATGCCCTTCCACAGGGAGAagattga
- the rbp7a gene encoding retinoid-binding protein 7a isoform X2 has product MPAILCGTWELISNVNFDGYMIALGIGIAMRKIALRLKQRKVIEQKEDVYIIKTLTTFRNYTFSFRVGQEFEEFTKGLDNRHCKSLVTWQGNRLFCTQEGEKKSRGWARWIEDDKLHLELYCENEVCKQVFKRNALPQGED; this is encoded by the exons atgcCAGCTATTCTTTGCGGGACCTGGGAGTTGATTAGCAATGTCAACTTTGATGGATACATGATCGCATTGG GGATTGGCATCGCCATGCGCAAAATCGCCTTGAGACTAAAACAGAGGAAAGTAATAGAGCAGAAGGAGGATGTCTACATTATCAAGACCCTCACCACCTTCAGAAACTACACATTCTCCTTCAGAGTGGGCCAAGAATTTGAAGAATTCACCAAAGGCTTGGACAATAGACACTGCAAG TCACTGGTGACATGGCAAGGGAATAGACTGTTCTGCActcaggagggagagaagaaaagccGTGGCTGGGCCCGCTGGATTGAGGACGATAAATTACACCTG GAGCTGTACTGTGAGAATGAGGTCTGCAAACAAGTTTTCAAAAGGAATGCCCTTCCACAGGGAGAagattga
- the lzic gene encoding protein LZIC — translation MASRGKSETSKLKQNMEEQLDRLMQQLQDLEECREDLDDTEYEETKSETLEQLNEFNESLMKLMSGNMTLVDELGGMQLAIQAAISQAFKTPEVIRLFAKKQPGQLRTRLAEMDRDVIVGKLSRDVYTQQKVEILSALRKLGEKLTAEDETFLVTNASATLSQFEKVTANLGSEDKIMALASSGVEKTKT, via the exons ATGGCCTCTCGTGGGAAATCGGAAACCAGTAAACTGAAGCAGAACATGGAGGAACAGCTGGATCGGTTAATGCAACAGCTTCAGGATCTGGAGGAATGCAG AGAAGATCTTGATGACACAGAATATGAGGAAACCAAGAGTGAAACGCTGGAACAGCTAAATGAGTTTAACGAGTCACTGATGAAGCTCATGTCTGGAAACATGACCTTAGTTGATGAGCTTGGGGGAATGCAACTG GCAATACAAGCTGCCATCAGCCAGGCATTCAAGACTCCTGAAGTGATCAGACTTTTTGCAAAGAAGCAGCCCGGGCAACTGAGGACAAGGCTGGCTGAG ATGGACCGTGATGTGATTGTGGGAAAGCTTTCACGGGATGTCTACACACAGCAGAAAGTTGAGATCCTCTCAGCCTTGAGGAAACTGGGGGAGAAG CTCACTGCAGAGGATGAGACTTTCCTAGTAACCAATGCCAGCGCCACACTCAGCCAGTTTGAAAAGGTCACTGCCAACCTGG GATCTGAAGACAAGATAATGGCATTGGCGAGTTCTGGTGTGGAGAAAACCAAGACATAA